The region ATATTGCGGCCTACCGTTTCACTATCCTACCAACGGAGTCGTCTGGCCGACATTTCCATCAAAGCCGACACCGATCTGCACAGGCGCATATCAGCTACCACACCCATACATTAATTACTCGGCACACACGCGTACCCACAACCTCCCATAGCTTTACATCCGCCGTTCCGTACCTTCTAACGGCCATTCTCCTCTGCCGTTCTCCTTTCTccgtcttcatcaacaatcaCCTCCGAGTATCGAATCAAGGCGACCAATTATTTTGATGGGTTTTCTTGAACTTCGGGCGCCCACGGCGTTGCGCTCGGCCATGATGGCTGCTGGCGAGCCGTGGGACAATCAAATAACACTAACAGGCTCCTCGCCGCTTGCTATTCTCACATCGTCCCACGACTCGCATCCACCACTCGACCACCTAGTCCTTCTCGTTTTCGGCGCCGTCCTCGAAGTTGTCTGCGTCAGTTTGCCAGGATACGTCATCGCGCGGCTAGGTCACTTTGATGCCGACAAGCAAAAGTTTCTAGCCAACCTCAATGTTATGCTATTCACGCCATGCCTGAGTATGTCATCCAACAATCTGTTCCAAAACGGTCAGTGAATGAGAGTGTGATACTAACTGATGTGTAGTCTTCACCAAGCTCGCCTCCCAATTAAATGCCGAGAAGCTCGTCGAACTCGGcgtcatccccatcatctttgTTATTCAAACACTAGTCTCGTATTTTGTCTCTCGTGTGGTGGGAAAATGCTTTGGCTTCAACCGTCGCGCCTCCAACTTTGTCACCGCCATGGGCGTGTTCGGCAACTCAAACTCGCTGCCGATTTCTCTGGTTATTTCTCTTTCGCAGACACTTAAGGGTCTTCACTGGGACAGGATAAAAGATGATaatgatgaggaggttgccgCAAGAGGTATCTTGTACCTCATGATTTTCCAGCAACTCGGGCAGCTAGTCAGATGGAGTTGGGGTTACCATGTTCTTTTGGCGCCAAAGGACAAGTATGACGAATATGCCGATGAGACTGTCGAGGAGGGTAGATACGGCGCGCTTTCGCCCGATGGATCATCAGAGACACAGGGTCTTCTCGTGGGTGTTCACCCAGACACCGTAGGCATCGAACGGCCTTCTAGCCCAACTCATACGGATGATTCGGCAGTTTACGAACCTGCCGGTCGAACACCTGTTGCTGGATCCTCGAGACACTCACCTCACGAgtcggatgatgagggcCACGATGCCTGGAAGAAACCCACCGGCAACTGTGTTGATGGTGCCAACGGCACTCTTAACCAGCTCGAAGGCAACGAAGAAGATCTTAACCGGATTTTGTCCTTTCCTCGAATTCGTAACAACGATGAGGTTGAGACTCCTAAAGGTGTCAAGGGTCTTCCTGTGCGCATCGGCCGGGCCACGAGGAAATACCAAGCCCGGGTGACCAACTACATCTGCGACATCTCCCGCAAGACGTACCATTCGCTCCCCCGTCCCGTCCAGACACTTCTCTCAGGCATCTACTCCGTCTGCCAACGCGTCTACAACTTCCTTTGGGAATTCATGAACCCTCCTCTCTGGGCCAtgctcctcgccatcctgGTTGCGTCGATCAAAGACCTTCAAGAGTTGTTCTTTAAGGACGACACCTTTGTGAAGACGTCGGTCACGGCTGCCCTCCGGTCATCGGCCGGTGTTGCCGTTCCTTTGATCCTGGTTGTCTTGGGTGCAAACCTGGCTCGGAATACGCAAAACCATGAGACTGTTGAccccgaggagaaggagatcgGCAAGAAGCTGCTGGTTGCCAGTTTGATCAGCAGGATGCTGCTGCCGACGTTGATTATGGCGCCTATTCTGGCCCTGTTTGCCAAATATGTGCCCGTCAGCATCTTGGACGACCCGAtctttgtggtggtgtgcttCCTTTTGACGGGGGCGCCGTCCGCGTTGCAGTTGGCGCAGATTTGCCAGATCAATGGGGTTTATGAGGGGGTTATGGGGAGGATTCTGTTTCAGAGTTATGTTATTTGGTTTGTTTCCCCCTCTGGTTGTGACTGTGTGGTGGTTTGATGCTAACACCGTGCTGTAGGATCCTGCCTTCGACACTCGTCCTGGTG is a window of Podospora pseudopauciseta strain CBS 411.78 chromosome 1, whole genome shotgun sequence DNA encoding:
- a CDS encoding hypothetical protein (COG:S; EggNog:ENOG503NUHS; BUSCO:EOG092624SJ), whose protein sequence is MGFLELRAPTALRSAMMAAGEPWDNQITLTGSSPLAILTSSHDSHPPLDHLVLLVFGAVLEVVCVSLPGYVIARLGHFDADKQKFLANLNVMLFTPCLIFTKLASQLNAEKLVELGVIPIIFVIQTLVSYFVSRVVGKCFGFNRRASNFVTAMGVFGNSNSLPISLVISLSQTLKGLHWDRIKDDNDEEVAARGILYLMIFQQLGQLVRWSWGYHVLLAPKDKYDEYADETVEEGRYGALSPDGSSETQGLLVGVHPDTVGIERPSSPTHTDDSAVYEPAGRTPVAGSSRHSPHESDDEGHDAWKKPTGNCVDGANGTLNQLEGNEEDLNRILSFPRIRNNDEVETPKGVKGLPVRIGRATRKYQARVTNYICDISRKTYHSLPRPVQTLLSGIYSVCQRVYNFLWEFMNPPLWAMLLAILVASIKDLQELFFKDDTFVKTSVTAALRSSAGVAVPLILVVLGANLARNTQNHETVDPEEKEIGKKLLVASLISRMLLPTLIMAPILALFAKYVPVSILDDPIFVVVCFLLTGAPSALQLAQICQINGVYEGVMGRILFQSYVIWILPSTLVLVMCALEVLEWAA